Proteins co-encoded in one Neoarius graeffei isolate fNeoGra1 chromosome 11, fNeoGra1.pri, whole genome shotgun sequence genomic window:
- the si:ch211-125o16.4 gene encoding neuroblast differentiation-associated protein AHNAK isoform X2 gives MNGEIGTSSFSVSDVLNTGVKDTAMNLKQDEKILAATVHLEHLNKDDTLKLLKFLHPYDENLKIKTNSSANAGVSFGDLFVKGKAPNLKAPSADIHGVNGNLNLPHVKGDLTAPSVNGELPQMNLKGPTLEPTVGDGGKFTMPTTGMTMPKVRGANLDGSISSPTVNSPQVTAELKKPELCSKATKFQMPNFYSRSPDLDLSAPDVDVNLPNAELKGPNLNADLPDGDIDAPSGKIKWPKANWGLSKHKVKTPEADLSVPNLKADMKTPGVDVNVPDAELTSPEIGIDTPNLNIDSPSVKTQWPKFKKSKNTLKGQLGDINADVNTPELSLSAPKVNAGINAPNIDTDVPDVDLNAPKVNINAPTGKFKFPTLKLPRLNLNKPKLEEPNLDANIKTPDMDVDMNLPKAKLEGPTIDAKAPDLKLSAPKVEGDIGTPDLGIKTPDVDLKTPKIDAEAPSAKLKLPKLPKLTAPDAKIKGPEVDTNINVPDVDVSGNVNMKTPTVDAPSAKLKKPHIKMPKFSLTGPRVKAPNVDANVQTPDVDVNLPSGELKGPNLDLQAPKIDGSLAVPDVDLPKVELKNPNLNLHTKSPDLNLSAPDVDLNLPEGELSGPKVDLNAPKVDAPAAKLKVPHFKMPTFNLSGPKVKSPSLDVDADLQTPNIDMNVPKADLKGPDLNLSAPNVDISSPDIDLSLPKGSLEGPDVDLKGPDANIDAPSGKFKMPNLKMPKLNLSGPKVKGPNVDAELNAPNIDMNVPKADLKGPDLNLGAPNADISRPDIDLSLPKGSLQGPDVDLKGPDANIDAPSGKFKMPNLKMPKLNLSGPKVKGPNVDAELNAPNIDMDVPKADLKGPDLNLSAPNIDISRSDADLSLPKGSLHGPDVDLKGPDANIDAPSGKFKMPNLKMPKLNLSGPKVKGPNVNAELNAPNIDMDVPKADLKGPDLNLSAPNIDISRSDADLSLPKGSLQGPDVDLKGPDANIDAPSGKFKFPKLNLSGPKVNEPNLNANADLDVSLPKIHGELNTPDADLNLPKAELRAPDVDVKLPKADVKVPDLDVKTPETEAPSGKFKFFTFKKSKTGASAPKVNTPEVDVNASVKNPDLRLSSPKIDADIKAPDAKVSLPTDNLEGPNVDIDAPKGKLKFPTLKRLNFSGPKLKSPDFDEPDVSVSAPKVESPNVDLSLPKATVDVESPDADGPKFKFKWPFKRSNHGSIGGTVDTVDTNIDGSEISANADVKLPEKVPMFKTHTLPSSKFDNLLQEATGVVNLNTNPNKTESQFQTVSASTLPRIRAGWKSSSGTLDSNGHTQSVDVKERLRLFASRSISDLTAPELSDSPTNMKRGTFKGTHPDADKNYPVMNATSEEEKLSLSLNNMLGLNTDSDADN, from the coding sequence aGTTTTGGTGATTTATTTGTGAAGGGTAAAGCTCCAAACCTTAAAGCCCCATCAGCTGACATCCATGGGGTGAATGGGAATTTAAATCTCCCACATGTCAAAGGTGACCTCACAGCTCCTTCGGTGAATGGAGAACTCCCACAGATGAACCTGAAGGGTCCCACACTGGAGCCAACAGTCGGGGATGGTGGCAAGTTCACGATGCCAACCActggcatgacaatgccaaaagtTAGAGGTGCAAATCTGGACGGCAGCATCTCTTCTCCAACCGTGAACTCTCCACAGGTTACTGCAGAGCTCAAAAAGCCAGAACTGTGCTCTAAAGCAACCAAGTTCCAAATGCCAAACTTTTACAGCAGGTCCCCTGATTTGGACCTCAGTGCACCTGATGTAGATGTGAATTTGCCAAATGCTGAACTGAAAGGCCCAAATCTTAATGCAGACCTTCCAGATGGTGACATTGATGCACCCTCTGGCAAAATAAAATGGCCCAAAGCAAACTGGGGTCTCTCAAAGCATAAGGTAAAGACACCAGAAGCTGACCTTTCTGTACCAAACCTCAAAGCTGACATGAAGACCCCAGGTGTGGATGTGAATGTACCTGATGCTGAGCTGACCAGCCCTGAAATTGGTATTGATACTCCAAATCTTAACATTGACAGTCCATCTGTGAAAACTCAATGGCCCAAATTCAAGAAATCCAAAAACACATTGAAAGGACAGTTGGGGGACATTAATGCAGATGTGAATACTCCAGAGCTCAGTCTGTCAGCCCCGAAAGTGAATGCAGGCATCAATGCACCAAATATTGATACTGATGTCCCAGATGTTGACCTTAATGCTCCAAAAGTAAATATTAATGCCCCAACTGGAAAATTCAAGTTCCCAACTCTCAAACTACCAAGGTTAAATTTAAATAAACCAAAGTTGGAGGAGCCCAATCTTGATGCAAACATAAAGACACCAGATATGGATGTAGACATGAACCTGCCAAAAGCTAAACTTGAAGGGCCAACCATAGATGCCAAAGCACCGGATCTCAAACTATCTGCACCAAAAGTAGAAGGTGATATTGGTACCCCAGACCTAGGCATCAAAACACCAGATGTAGACTTGAAAACTCCCAAAATTGATGCTGAAGCACCATCCGCTAAATTAAAGCTCCCCAAACTGCCCAAACTTACTGCCCCTGATGCAAAAATCAAAGGACCAGAAGTAGATACTAATATTAATGTCCCAGATGTTGATGTCAGTGGAAATGTTAACATGAAAACTCCCACAGTTGATGCCCCATCTGCAAAACTGAAGAAGCCACatattaagatgcctaaatttagtCTCACTGGCCCAAGAGTAAAAGCACCAAATGTTGATGCAAATGTGCAAACACCAGATGTAGATGTGAACCTACCATCAGGTGAGCTCAAAGGGCCTAATCTGGATCTACAAGCACCCAAAATTGATGGTTCTCTAGCTGTTCCAGATGTAGATTTGCCCAAAGTTGAGCTGAAGAACCCAAATCTTAACCTTCATACAaaatctccagatctcaacctctCTGCTCCAGATGTAGATCTGAATCTACCAGAAGGAGAACTCAGTGGCCCTAAAGTGGATCTAAATGCCCCCAAAGTTGATGCACCAGCTGCAAAATTAAAGGTGCCACACTTCAAGATGCCTACATTTAACCTCTCTGGACCAAAGGTCAAAAGTCCAAGTCTTGATGTTGATGCAGACTTACAGACACCAAACATAGACATGAATGTACCTAAAGCAGATCTCAAAGGACCTGATCTTAATCTAAGTGCACCAAATGTTGATATTTCTAGCCCAGATATAGACCTGAGCTTGCCAAAGGGAAGCCTTGAAGGCCCTGATGTTGATCTGAAGGGTCCGGATGCCAACATTGATGCACCTTCTGGAAAATTTAAGATGCCAAATCTCAAGATGCCCAAATTGAACCTCTCTGGACCAAAGGTCAAAGGACCAAATGTTGACGCAGAACTAAATGCACCAAACATAGACATGAATGTACCTAAAGCAGATCTCAAAGGACCTGATCTTAATCTAGGTGCACCAAATGCTGATATTTCTAGACCAGATATAGACCTGAGCTTGCCAAAGGGAAGCCTTCAAGGCCCTGATGTTGATCTGAAGGGTCCGGATGCCAACATTGATGCACCTTCTGGAAAATTTAAGATGCCAAATCTCAAGATGCCCAAATTGAATCTCTCTGGACCAAAGGTCAAAGGACCAAATGTTGATGCAGAACTAAATGCACCAAACATAGACATGGATGTACCTAAAGCAGATCTCAAAGGACCTGATCTTAATCTGAGTGCACCAAACATTGATATTTCTAGGTCAGATGCAGACCTGAGCTTGCCAAAGGGAAGTCTTCATGGCCCTGATGTTGATTTGAAGGGTCCGGATGCCAACATTGATGCACCTTCTGGAAAATTTAAGATGCCAAATCTCAAGATGCCCAAATTGAACCTCTCTGGACCAAAGGTCAAAGGACCAAATGTTAATGCAGAACTAAATGCACCAAACATAGACATGGATGTACCTAAAGCAGATCTCAAAGGACCTGATCTTAATCTGAGTGCACCAAACATTGATATTTCTAGGTCAGATGCAGACCTGAGCTTGCCAAAGGGAAGTCTTCAAGGCCCTGATGTTGATTTGAAGGGTCCGGATGCCAACATTGATGCACCTTCTGGAAAATTTAAGTTTCCCAAATTGAACCTCTCTGGACCAAAGGTTAATGAACCTAACCTGAATGCCAATGCAGATCTGGATGTTTCTCTTCCTAAGATTCATGGAGAACTGAACACACCAGATGCTGACCTAAATCTACCAAAGGCTGAACTCCGTGCACCTGATGTTGATGTGAAATTACCCAAAGCTGATGTTAAGGTTCCTGATTTGGATGTTAAGACTCCAGAAACAGAGGCCCCATCTGGAAAGTTCAAATTCTTCACTTTCAAAAAATCAAAAACTGGTGCATCTGCTCCTAAAGTAAACACACCAGAAGTTGATGTCAATGCATCAGTCAAAAATCCAGACCTCAGGCTGTCATCCCCCAAAATTGATGCAGATATTAAAGCTCCAGATGCCAAAGTGAGCTTGCCTACAGATAACCTTGAAGGTCCCAATGTTGATATTGATGCCCCTAAAGGAAAGCTCAAATTTCCAACACTGAAAAGATTGAATTTTTCTGGCCCAAAATTAAAATCCCCTGATTTTGACGAACCTGATGTGAGCGTGTCGGCCCCCAAAGTTGAGAGCCCTAATGTTGATTTGAGTTTACCCAAAGCAACGGTTGATGTTGAATCTCCAGATGCTGATGGACCTAAGTTTAAATTTAAATGGCCGTTCAAACGGTCAAATCATGGATCCATTGGAGGAACAGTAGATACCGTTGATACAAACATTGATGGCAGTGAGATCAGTGCTAATGCAGATGTGAAACTTCCAGAAAAGGTGCCTATGTTCAAGACACACACACTTCCCAGCAGCAAGTTTGATAATCTCCTGCAAGAAGCTACTGGAGTTGTTAACCTGAACACGAACCCCAATAAAACAGAATCACAGTTTCAGACCGTCTCAGCTTCCACTCTCCCCAGGATCAGAGCTGGGTGGAAATCATCCTCAGGAACTCTTGATTCCAATGGAcatacacaatcagttgatgtcaAAGAAAGGCTACGATTGTTTGCATCACGTTCCATAAGCGATCTCACAGCACCTGAGCTCTCAGACAGTCCTACAAACATGAAACGAGGAACATTTAAAGGAACACATCCTGACGCAGACAAGAACTATCCAGTCATGAACGCAACGAGTGAAGAAGAAAAACTTTCTCTGAGTCTTAACAACATGCTCGGTTTGAACACCGATTCGGATGCAGACAATTAG
- the si:ch211-125o16.4 gene encoding neuroblast differentiation-associated protein AHNAK isoform X1, with protein MSEHLQSGSFTPQHHQQNGEIGTSSFSVSDVLNTGVKDTAMNLKQDEKILAATVHLEHLNKDDTLKLLKFLHPYDENLKIKTNSSANAGVSFGDLFVKGKAPNLKAPSADIHGVNGNLNLPHVKGDLTAPSVNGELPQMNLKGPTLEPTVGDGGKFTMPTTGMTMPKVRGANLDGSISSPTVNSPQVTAELKKPELCSKATKFQMPNFYSRSPDLDLSAPDVDVNLPNAELKGPNLNADLPDGDIDAPSGKIKWPKANWGLSKHKVKTPEADLSVPNLKADMKTPGVDVNVPDAELTSPEIGIDTPNLNIDSPSVKTQWPKFKKSKNTLKGQLGDINADVNTPELSLSAPKVNAGINAPNIDTDVPDVDLNAPKVNINAPTGKFKFPTLKLPRLNLNKPKLEEPNLDANIKTPDMDVDMNLPKAKLEGPTIDAKAPDLKLSAPKVEGDIGTPDLGIKTPDVDLKTPKIDAEAPSAKLKLPKLPKLTAPDAKIKGPEVDTNINVPDVDVSGNVNMKTPTVDAPSAKLKKPHIKMPKFSLTGPRVKAPNVDANVQTPDVDVNLPSGELKGPNLDLQAPKIDGSLAVPDVDLPKVELKNPNLNLHTKSPDLNLSAPDVDLNLPEGELSGPKVDLNAPKVDAPAAKLKVPHFKMPTFNLSGPKVKSPSLDVDADLQTPNIDMNVPKADLKGPDLNLSAPNVDISSPDIDLSLPKGSLEGPDVDLKGPDANIDAPSGKFKMPNLKMPKLNLSGPKVKGPNVDAELNAPNIDMNVPKADLKGPDLNLGAPNADISRPDIDLSLPKGSLQGPDVDLKGPDANIDAPSGKFKMPNLKMPKLNLSGPKVKGPNVDAELNAPNIDMDVPKADLKGPDLNLSAPNIDISRSDADLSLPKGSLHGPDVDLKGPDANIDAPSGKFKMPNLKMPKLNLSGPKVKGPNVNAELNAPNIDMDVPKADLKGPDLNLSAPNIDISRSDADLSLPKGSLQGPDVDLKGPDANIDAPSGKFKFPKLNLSGPKVNEPNLNANADLDVSLPKIHGELNTPDADLNLPKAELRAPDVDVKLPKADVKVPDLDVKTPETEAPSGKFKFFTFKKSKTGASAPKVNTPEVDVNASVKNPDLRLSSPKIDADIKAPDAKVSLPTDNLEGPNVDIDAPKGKLKFPTLKRLNFSGPKLKSPDFDEPDVSVSAPKVESPNVDLSLPKATVDVESPDADGPKFKFKWPFKRSNHGSIGGTVDTVDTNIDGSEISANADVKLPEKVPMFKTHTLPSSKFDNLLQEATGVVNLNTNPNKTESQFQTVSASTLPRIRAGWKSSSGTLDSNGHTQSVDVKERLRLFASRSISDLTAPELSDSPTNMKRGTFKGTHPDADKNYPVMNATSEEEKLSLSLNNMLGLNTDSDADN; from the coding sequence aGTTTTGGTGATTTATTTGTGAAGGGTAAAGCTCCAAACCTTAAAGCCCCATCAGCTGACATCCATGGGGTGAATGGGAATTTAAATCTCCCACATGTCAAAGGTGACCTCACAGCTCCTTCGGTGAATGGAGAACTCCCACAGATGAACCTGAAGGGTCCCACACTGGAGCCAACAGTCGGGGATGGTGGCAAGTTCACGATGCCAACCActggcatgacaatgccaaaagtTAGAGGTGCAAATCTGGACGGCAGCATCTCTTCTCCAACCGTGAACTCTCCACAGGTTACTGCAGAGCTCAAAAAGCCAGAACTGTGCTCTAAAGCAACCAAGTTCCAAATGCCAAACTTTTACAGCAGGTCCCCTGATTTGGACCTCAGTGCACCTGATGTAGATGTGAATTTGCCAAATGCTGAACTGAAAGGCCCAAATCTTAATGCAGACCTTCCAGATGGTGACATTGATGCACCCTCTGGCAAAATAAAATGGCCCAAAGCAAACTGGGGTCTCTCAAAGCATAAGGTAAAGACACCAGAAGCTGACCTTTCTGTACCAAACCTCAAAGCTGACATGAAGACCCCAGGTGTGGATGTGAATGTACCTGATGCTGAGCTGACCAGCCCTGAAATTGGTATTGATACTCCAAATCTTAACATTGACAGTCCATCTGTGAAAACTCAATGGCCCAAATTCAAGAAATCCAAAAACACATTGAAAGGACAGTTGGGGGACATTAATGCAGATGTGAATACTCCAGAGCTCAGTCTGTCAGCCCCGAAAGTGAATGCAGGCATCAATGCACCAAATATTGATACTGATGTCCCAGATGTTGACCTTAATGCTCCAAAAGTAAATATTAATGCCCCAACTGGAAAATTCAAGTTCCCAACTCTCAAACTACCAAGGTTAAATTTAAATAAACCAAAGTTGGAGGAGCCCAATCTTGATGCAAACATAAAGACACCAGATATGGATGTAGACATGAACCTGCCAAAAGCTAAACTTGAAGGGCCAACCATAGATGCCAAAGCACCGGATCTCAAACTATCTGCACCAAAAGTAGAAGGTGATATTGGTACCCCAGACCTAGGCATCAAAACACCAGATGTAGACTTGAAAACTCCCAAAATTGATGCTGAAGCACCATCCGCTAAATTAAAGCTCCCCAAACTGCCCAAACTTACTGCCCCTGATGCAAAAATCAAAGGACCAGAAGTAGATACTAATATTAATGTCCCAGATGTTGATGTCAGTGGAAATGTTAACATGAAAACTCCCACAGTTGATGCCCCATCTGCAAAACTGAAGAAGCCACatattaagatgcctaaatttagtCTCACTGGCCCAAGAGTAAAAGCACCAAATGTTGATGCAAATGTGCAAACACCAGATGTAGATGTGAACCTACCATCAGGTGAGCTCAAAGGGCCTAATCTGGATCTACAAGCACCCAAAATTGATGGTTCTCTAGCTGTTCCAGATGTAGATTTGCCCAAAGTTGAGCTGAAGAACCCAAATCTTAACCTTCATACAaaatctccagatctcaacctctCTGCTCCAGATGTAGATCTGAATCTACCAGAAGGAGAACTCAGTGGCCCTAAAGTGGATCTAAATGCCCCCAAAGTTGATGCACCAGCTGCAAAATTAAAGGTGCCACACTTCAAGATGCCTACATTTAACCTCTCTGGACCAAAGGTCAAAAGTCCAAGTCTTGATGTTGATGCAGACTTACAGACACCAAACATAGACATGAATGTACCTAAAGCAGATCTCAAAGGACCTGATCTTAATCTAAGTGCACCAAATGTTGATATTTCTAGCCCAGATATAGACCTGAGCTTGCCAAAGGGAAGCCTTGAAGGCCCTGATGTTGATCTGAAGGGTCCGGATGCCAACATTGATGCACCTTCTGGAAAATTTAAGATGCCAAATCTCAAGATGCCCAAATTGAACCTCTCTGGACCAAAGGTCAAAGGACCAAATGTTGACGCAGAACTAAATGCACCAAACATAGACATGAATGTACCTAAAGCAGATCTCAAAGGACCTGATCTTAATCTAGGTGCACCAAATGCTGATATTTCTAGACCAGATATAGACCTGAGCTTGCCAAAGGGAAGCCTTCAAGGCCCTGATGTTGATCTGAAGGGTCCGGATGCCAACATTGATGCACCTTCTGGAAAATTTAAGATGCCAAATCTCAAGATGCCCAAATTGAATCTCTCTGGACCAAAGGTCAAAGGACCAAATGTTGATGCAGAACTAAATGCACCAAACATAGACATGGATGTACCTAAAGCAGATCTCAAAGGACCTGATCTTAATCTGAGTGCACCAAACATTGATATTTCTAGGTCAGATGCAGACCTGAGCTTGCCAAAGGGAAGTCTTCATGGCCCTGATGTTGATTTGAAGGGTCCGGATGCCAACATTGATGCACCTTCTGGAAAATTTAAGATGCCAAATCTCAAGATGCCCAAATTGAACCTCTCTGGACCAAAGGTCAAAGGACCAAATGTTAATGCAGAACTAAATGCACCAAACATAGACATGGATGTACCTAAAGCAGATCTCAAAGGACCTGATCTTAATCTGAGTGCACCAAACATTGATATTTCTAGGTCAGATGCAGACCTGAGCTTGCCAAAGGGAAGTCTTCAAGGCCCTGATGTTGATTTGAAGGGTCCGGATGCCAACATTGATGCACCTTCTGGAAAATTTAAGTTTCCCAAATTGAACCTCTCTGGACCAAAGGTTAATGAACCTAACCTGAATGCCAATGCAGATCTGGATGTTTCTCTTCCTAAGATTCATGGAGAACTGAACACACCAGATGCTGACCTAAATCTACCAAAGGCTGAACTCCGTGCACCTGATGTTGATGTGAAATTACCCAAAGCTGATGTTAAGGTTCCTGATTTGGATGTTAAGACTCCAGAAACAGAGGCCCCATCTGGAAAGTTCAAATTCTTCACTTTCAAAAAATCAAAAACTGGTGCATCTGCTCCTAAAGTAAACACACCAGAAGTTGATGTCAATGCATCAGTCAAAAATCCAGACCTCAGGCTGTCATCCCCCAAAATTGATGCAGATATTAAAGCTCCAGATGCCAAAGTGAGCTTGCCTACAGATAACCTTGAAGGTCCCAATGTTGATATTGATGCCCCTAAAGGAAAGCTCAAATTTCCAACACTGAAAAGATTGAATTTTTCTGGCCCAAAATTAAAATCCCCTGATTTTGACGAACCTGATGTGAGCGTGTCGGCCCCCAAAGTTGAGAGCCCTAATGTTGATTTGAGTTTACCCAAAGCAACGGTTGATGTTGAATCTCCAGATGCTGATGGACCTAAGTTTAAATTTAAATGGCCGTTCAAACGGTCAAATCATGGATCCATTGGAGGAACAGTAGATACCGTTGATACAAACATTGATGGCAGTGAGATCAGTGCTAATGCAGATGTGAAACTTCCAGAAAAGGTGCCTATGTTCAAGACACACACACTTCCCAGCAGCAAGTTTGATAATCTCCTGCAAGAAGCTACTGGAGTTGTTAACCTGAACACGAACCCCAATAAAACAGAATCACAGTTTCAGACCGTCTCAGCTTCCACTCTCCCCAGGATCAGAGCTGGGTGGAAATCATCCTCAGGAACTCTTGATTCCAATGGAcatacacaatcagttgatgtcaAAGAAAGGCTACGATTGTTTGCATCACGTTCCATAAGCGATCTCACAGCACCTGAGCTCTCAGACAGTCCTACAAACATGAAACGAGGAACATTTAAAGGAACACATCCTGACGCAGACAAGAACTATCCAGTCATGAACGCAACGAGTGAAGAAGAAAAACTTTCTCTGAGTCTTAACAACATGCTCGGTTTGAACACCGATTCGGATGCAGACAATTAG